The following proteins are encoded in a genomic region of Tenacibaculum sp. 190524A05c:
- a CDS encoding rhodanese-related sulfurtransferase gives MQLYNKLSAEERAKLIDEAGKDRITISFYQYYKIENPQLFRDKLFIEWNKLDVLGRTYVSYEGINAQISVPSENFLALKDQLDSISFLKDIRLNVAVEQNNKSFLKLKVKVRNKIVADGLNDDTFDVTNKGVHLSAKEFNAMLADPNTVCVDMRNHYESEIGHFKGAVTPDVDTFRDSLDIIEEDLKEHKEDKNLLMYCTGGIRCEKASAYYKHKGFKNVFQLEGGIIEYTRQVKEEGIENKFIGKNFVFDHRRAERISDDVVSNCHQCGKPCDTHTNCANEGCHLLFIQCDECAEKMENTCSTECQEIIHLPYEEQKALRKGKHASNKIFKKGRSEKLKFQKGNTCNA, from the coding sequence ATGCAACTGTACAACAAGTTAAGCGCAGAAGAACGCGCTAAATTAATTGACGAAGCGGGTAAAGACCGTATTACTATTTCATTCTATCAATATTATAAGATAGAAAATCCACAACTTTTTAGAGATAAATTATTTATTGAATGGAACAAACTTGATGTTCTTGGTAGAACTTATGTTTCTTACGAAGGAATTAATGCTCAAATTTCTGTTCCATCTGAAAACTTTTTAGCCTTAAAAGATCAATTAGATAGTATTTCTTTCCTAAAAGACATTCGTTTGAATGTGGCTGTAGAGCAAAACAATAAGTCTTTCTTAAAACTTAAAGTTAAAGTTAGAAATAAGATTGTTGCTGATGGTTTAAATGATGATACTTTTGATGTAACAAACAAAGGTGTTCATTTATCTGCAAAAGAGTTTAATGCTATGTTAGCCGATCCTAATACGGTTTGTGTGGATATGCGTAATCATTATGAAAGTGAAATAGGTCATTTTAAAGGAGCCGTTACTCCAGATGTTGATACGTTTAGAGATTCTTTAGATATTATTGAAGAAGATTTAAAAGAGCATAAAGAAGATAAAAACCTTTTAATGTATTGTACTGGAGGAATCCGTTGTGAAAAAGCTTCAGCTTATTACAAGCATAAAGGATTTAAAAATGTATTCCAACTTGAAGGAGGAATTATTGAATATACACGTCAGGTAAAGGAAGAAGGAATTGAGAATAAGTTTATTGGAAAGAACTTCGTATTTGATCATAGAAGAGCGGAACGAATTTCTGACGATGTAGTTTCTAATTGTCACCAATGTGGAAAACCTTGTGATACACATACGAATTGTGCAAATGAAGGTTGTCACCTATTATTTATTCAATGTGACGAATGTGCTGAGAAGATGGAAAATACTTGCTCAACTGAATGTCAAGAAATAATTCATTTACCTTATGAAGAACAAAAAGCTTTACGTAAAGGAAAACATGCGAGTAATAAGATTTTCAAAAAAGGAAGGTCTGAAAAGTTAAAATTTCAAAAAGGTAACACTTGTAATGCATAA
- the rpmA gene encoding 50S ribosomal protein L27: MAHKKGVGSSKNGRESESKRLGVKIFGGQAAIAGNIIVRQRGTQHYPGENVYMGKDHTLHAKVDGVVQFQKKRDNRSYVSIVPFEA; this comes from the coding sequence ATGGCTCATAAGAAAGGTGTCGGTAGTTCGAAGAACGGTCGTGAATCGGAATCGAAACGATTAGGAGTTAAAATTTTTGGAGGACAAGCTGCTATCGCAGGAAATATTATTGTTCGTCAAAGAGGAACTCAACATTACCCAGGTGAAAACGTATATATGGGTAAGGACCATACTTTACATGCTAAAGTAGATGGAGTTGTACAATTCCAAAAGAAAAGAGATAACAGATCATATGTTTCTATAGTTCCTTTTGAGGCTTAA
- the rplU gene encoding 50S ribosomal protein L21: MYAIVEIAGQQFKVAKDQKVYVHRLPEAEGSKVTFDKVMLIEDKGNVTIGAPAIEGAGVTAKILGHLKGDKVIVFKKKRRKGYRKKNGHRQFLSEIQIESIAASGVKAAKKAEPKKAKAEAKTEAPAKEVKAESNDLSSMTVAELKALAKERGISGYTSLKKAELIEVLSK; the protein is encoded by the coding sequence ATGTACGCAATCGTAGAGATAGCAGGGCAGCAGTTTAAAGTAGCAAAAGACCAAAAAGTATACGTTCACCGTTTACCAGAAGCAGAAGGTTCTAAAGTAACTTTTGACAAGGTAATGTTAATTGAAGACAAAGGTAATGTAACTATTGGCGCCCCAGCTATAGAAGGTGCAGGAGTAACTGCAAAGATTTTAGGTCACTTAAAAGGAGACAAGGTTATCGTTTTCAAGAAGAAAAGAAGAAAAGGATACAGAAAGAAAAATGGTCACCGTCAATTCTTAAGTGAAATTCAAATCGAAAGTATTGCTGCTTCAGGTGTTAAAGCTGCTAAAAAAGCTGAACCAAAGAAGGCAAAAGCTGAGGCTAAAACAGAAGCTCCAGCTAAAGAAGTAAAAGCAGAGTCTAATGATTTAAGTTCAATGACTGTTGCTGAATTAAAAGCTTTAGCTAAAGAAAGAGGAATTTCTGGTTACACTTCTTTAAAGAAGGCAGAATTAATCGAAGTATTAAGTAAATAA
- a CDS encoding aspartate-semialdehyde dehydrogenase, with protein sequence MRVAVVGATGMVGNVMLQVLKERNFQISELFLVASERSVGKEIPFNGKTYSVIGLQDAVNLKPDIALFSAGGSTSLEWAPKFAEVGTTVIDNSSAWRMNPDNKLIVPEINASELTENDKIIANPNCSTIQMVMALAPLHSKYNMKRLVISTYQSITGTGVKAVQQLENEVNGVEGESAYPHPIHKNALPHCDVFEEAGYTKEELKLTRETHKILNDPSIGITATAVRIPVVGGHSESVNIEFDNDFTLEDVRKLLSETPGVVVQDDIENNEYPMPLNAHGKDEVFVGRIRRDLSQPNSLNLWIVSDNLRKGAATNAVQIAEYLASKNLIKSPTLSV encoded by the coding sequence ATGAGAGTAGCTGTAGTAGGAGCAACTGGAATGGTAGGCAACGTGATGTTACAAGTTTTAAAAGAGCGTAATTTTCAGATCAGCGAGCTATTTTTAGTAGCTTCAGAAAGATCAGTAGGTAAAGAAATTCCTTTTAATGGAAAAACATATTCTGTAATTGGTTTACAAGATGCTGTAAACTTAAAACCGGATATCGCATTGTTTTCTGCAGGAGGAAGTACCTCTCTTGAATGGGCTCCAAAATTTGCTGAAGTAGGAACAACGGTTATTGATAATTCTTCAGCTTGGAGAATGAATCCTGATAATAAGTTAATTGTTCCTGAAATTAACGCTTCAGAATTGACTGAAAACGATAAGATTATTGCTAATCCTAATTGTTCTACAATTCAGATGGTAATGGCATTAGCTCCACTTCACTCAAAATACAACATGAAAAGATTGGTTATTTCAACATACCAGTCAATTACGGGTACCGGAGTAAAAGCAGTTCAACAATTAGAAAATGAAGTAAATGGAGTGGAAGGAGAAAGTGCTTATCCACACCCAATCCACAAAAATGCTTTACCACATTGTGATGTTTTTGAAGAAGCAGGATATACTAAAGAAGAATTAAAATTAACAAGAGAAACTCACAAAATACTTAACGATCCAAGTATTGGAATTACAGCAACTGCAGTAAGAATTCCTGTTGTAGGAGGACACTCAGAATCTGTAAATATTGAGTTTGATAACGATTTTACCTTAGAAGACGTTCGAAAACTATTATCTGAAACTCCTGGAGTGGTTGTTCAAGACGATATTGAAAACAATGAATACCCAATGCCTTTAAACGCTCACGGAAAAGATGAAGTATTCGTTGGTCGTATTCGTAGAGATTTATCTCAACCGAATTCTTTAAACTTATGGATTGTTTCAGACAACTTAAGAAAAGGAGCTGCAACTAACGCTGTTCAAATTGCGGAATATTTAGCATCTAAGAACTTAATTAAAAGTCCTACCTTATCTGTATAA
- a CDS encoding enoyl-CoA hydratase/isomerase family protein: protein MTFENILVAVEDNLAKVTINRPKKLNALNKSTIEELHEAFKSLEENKDVKVILLTGSGEKAFVAGADISEFAHFSVEEGGKLAAKGQELLFDFVENLSTPVIAMVNGFALGGGLELAMSCHFRIASDNAKMGLPETSLGVIPGYGGTQRLPQLIGKGKAMELIMTAGMISADEAKSYGLVNYVVPQDELQGLGEKLASKITKNSSVAIGKAIKAVNDGFKDGINGYQSEVQQFGACFGTEDFKEGTTAFLEKRKADFPNK, encoded by the coding sequence ATGACCTTTGAAAACATACTTGTAGCAGTAGAAGATAATTTAGCTAAAGTTACAATTAATAGACCTAAGAAGCTTAATGCTCTTAATAAAAGTACAATTGAAGAATTACATGAAGCTTTTAAAAGTCTTGAAGAAAATAAAGACGTAAAAGTTATTTTGTTAACTGGTAGCGGAGAAAAAGCTTTTGTTGCTGGTGCAGATATTTCTGAGTTTGCTCATTTTTCTGTTGAGGAAGGAGGGAAATTAGCTGCAAAAGGGCAAGAATTATTATTCGATTTTGTAGAAAATTTATCAACTCCAGTTATTGCAATGGTTAACGGTTTTGCATTAGGTGGTGGTTTAGAATTAGCAATGTCTTGTCATTTTAGAATTGCCTCAGATAATGCAAAAATGGGATTACCTGAAACTTCATTAGGTGTAATTCCTGGTTATGGTGGAACTCAAAGACTTCCTCAACTAATAGGAAAAGGAAAAGCTATGGAGTTAATTATGACTGCTGGAATGATTTCTGCAGATGAAGCTAAAAGTTATGGATTAGTGAACTACGTTGTTCCTCAAGATGAGTTACAAGGATTAGGAGAAAAATTAGCGAGCAAAATCACTAAGAATTCTTCCGTAGCCATTGGTAAAGCAATTAAAGCTGTTAACGACGGATTTAAAGACGGAATTAACGGTTATCAATCTGAAGTACAACAGTTCGGAGCTTGTTTTGGAACTGAAGATTTTAAAGAAGGTACTACCGCATTTTTAGAAAAAAGGAAAGCAGATTTTCCTAACAAATAA
- the dinB gene encoding DNA polymerase IV, with product MELQPPYRKIIHVDMDAFYASVEQLDNPELRGKPVAVGGSEVRGVVSAASYEARKFGVKSAMSGVLAKKKCPHLIFVKPRYARYKEISSKIREIFYDYTDLVEPLSLDEAYLDVTENKKGNPSASLIAQEIRDRIWEELELRASAGISINKFIAKVASDINKPNGQKTIKPNEVLDFLEELPVGKFYGVGKVTAAKMHNHGIFNGLDLKNRSLEDLVSLFGKSGKHYYNIVRGIHNSEVKPDRVRKSIAAERTFNENLSSEIYMLKKLELIAEELERRMMHSKTKGKTVTLKIKYSDFTQQTRSKTVGNYLQKKEEFYPLIKDLLMQDHLKNSVRLLGISLSNLDTEKKDPIWVQLQFDF from the coding sequence GTGGAACTGCAACCGCCATATCGCAAAATTATTCATGTTGATATGGATGCATTTTATGCATCTGTTGAACAACTTGATAATCCTGAACTAAGAGGGAAACCTGTTGCTGTTGGTGGAAGTGAAGTAAGAGGTGTGGTTTCTGCAGCAAGTTATGAAGCTAGAAAGTTTGGTGTTAAATCTGCTATGAGTGGAGTTTTGGCCAAAAAGAAATGTCCGCATTTAATATTTGTTAAACCTCGTTACGCTCGGTACAAGGAAATTTCTTCAAAAATTAGAGAAATATTCTACGATTATACAGATTTGGTAGAGCCTTTATCATTAGATGAAGCCTATTTAGATGTTACCGAAAATAAAAAGGGAAATCCGTCTGCAAGTTTAATCGCACAAGAAATTAGAGATCGAATTTGGGAGGAACTGGAATTAAGAGCTTCTGCGGGAATTTCTATTAATAAATTTATAGCTAAAGTAGCTTCTGATATCAATAAACCAAATGGACAGAAAACGATTAAACCAAATGAGGTTTTAGATTTTTTAGAGGAACTTCCTGTGGGTAAGTTTTATGGCGTTGGTAAAGTTACTGCTGCCAAAATGCACAATCATGGAATATTTAATGGTTTAGATTTAAAAAATCGATCACTCGAGGATTTGGTTTCACTTTTTGGTAAATCGGGTAAGCATTATTATAATATTGTTCGTGGAATTCATAATAGCGAAGTAAAACCAGATCGGGTAAGAAAATCGATTGCCGCAGAACGTACATTTAATGAGAACTTATCTTCAGAAATTTATATGCTAAAAAAACTGGAACTTATTGCTGAAGAATTGGAACGAAGAATGATGCATTCAAAAACGAAAGGTAAGACGGTAACTTTAAAAATAAAGTATAGCGATTTTACACAGCAAACTCGCAGTAAAACAGTTGGTAATTATTTACAAAAGAAAGAAGAGTTTTATCCGTTAATTAAAGATTTACTTATGCAAGATCATTTGAAAAATTCTGTTCGTCTTTTAGGAATTTCATTAAGTAATTTAGATACGGAAAAGAAAGATCCGATTTGGGTACAATTGCAATTTGATTTTTAA
- a CDS encoding pitrilysin family protein → MKKTILTLTAVAALFSAKAQQVAFEEYDLSNGMHVILHKDNSAPVVVTSVMYHVGAKDEQPDRTGMAHFFEHLLFEGTKNIKKGDWFKIVSSNGGRNNANTTDDRTYYYEIFPSNNLELGLWMESERLLHPIIKQEGVDTQNEVVKEEKRLRVDNQPYSRFLENVKKNIFKKHPYKGTTIGKMAHLDAATLDEFLAFNKKFYVPNNATLVVAGDIDVKDAKKLIKEYFGRIPRGKDIARNFPKEEPITKQIDAKAYDPNIQIPAIMQAYRTPSMKTKDSRILDMISTYLSTGKSSVLYKKLVDSKKMSLQAGAINLSQEDYGTYILYALPLGKVSLEDLSKEMDEEIVKLQNDLISERDFQKLQNQFENRFVNSNSSVEGIANSLARYNVLYGDTNLINTEIDIYRSITREDIRNVARKYLNPNQRLVMEYLPESKK, encoded by the coding sequence ATGAAAAAAACCATTTTAACGCTTACTGCTGTAGCTGCTCTTTTTTCTGCTAAAGCACAACAAGTAGCTTTTGAAGAGTACGATTTAAGTAATGGAATGCATGTTATTTTGCATAAGGACAATTCTGCTCCAGTAGTAGTAACTTCGGTAATGTATCACGTTGGGGCTAAAGATGAACAACCGGATAGAACAGGAATGGCTCACTTTTTTGAGCACTTACTTTTTGAGGGAACTAAAAACATTAAAAAAGGAGATTGGTTTAAAATAGTTTCTTCTAACGGTGGTAGAAATAACGCAAATACTACCGATGATAGAACATATTATTATGAAATTTTCCCATCTAATAATTTAGAATTAGGATTATGGATGGAATCTGAGCGTTTATTACACCCAATTATCAAACAAGAAGGTGTTGACACTCAAAACGAAGTAGTAAAAGAAGAAAAAAGATTACGTGTAGATAATCAACCGTACTCTAGATTCTTAGAGAATGTAAAGAAAAACATTTTCAAAAAACACCCTTACAAAGGAACTACAATTGGTAAAATGGCGCACTTAGATGCAGCTACTTTAGATGAGTTTTTAGCTTTTAACAAAAAGTTTTATGTCCCTAATAACGCAACTTTAGTTGTTGCAGGTGATATTGACGTTAAGGATGCGAAAAAATTAATTAAAGAATATTTTGGAAGAATTCCTAGAGGAAAGGATATCGCTAGAAACTTCCCAAAAGAAGAGCCTATCACTAAACAAATAGATGCAAAGGCTTATGATCCAAATATTCAGATTCCTGCAATTATGCAAGCTTATAGAACTCCTTCTATGAAAACTAAGGATTCTAGAATTTTAGACATGATTTCTACGTACTTAAGTACTGGTAAAAGTTCTGTACTGTACAAGAAACTAGTTGACAGCAAAAAAATGTCATTACAAGCTGGAGCAATCAACTTAAGTCAAGAAGATTATGGAACTTATATCTTATATGCATTACCATTAGGAAAAGTTTCTTTAGAAGATTTAAGTAAAGAGATGGATGAAGAAATTGTAAAACTTCAAAATGATTTAATTTCTGAAAGAGATTTCCAAAAATTACAAAATCAATTTGAGAACAGATTTGTAAACTCTAACTCAAGTGTAGAAGGAATTGCTAACTCTTTAGCACGTTACAACGTTCTTTATGGAGATACAAATCTTATCAATACTGAAATTGACATTTACAGATCTATTACTAGAGAAGATATTAGAAATGTTGCAAGAAAATATTTAAATCCTAATCAGAGATTAGTGATGGAATATTTACCAGAATCAAAGAAATAA
- a CDS encoding tetratricopeptide repeat protein, with translation MSKKSFLFFLLLLPFLIFSQGKEKDSARIQSIRELVKEKSKDYFQLDSLLYSSSNNNEFFTKNQNLQLFELSLKNNYLIGQISAKNNLGRILRKESKYNESVKYHKEALDLAKKSGQIEIEAFTLNLLGACHRRYDDVRNALDCHQAALTISKRNKNQTERNTKNISISINSIGNIYLSLQQYNLALNEFEKSLEISKNLDNKIGVAINYENIGFAQENLLLFDDAIKNYKESLKVNEELKSTRGKVICYNNLSSVYRKKGNSKMALKFIEEIYPLAKKYNNNYYLARTLGNYGAALLHNDQLTEAEVKLKEGLELSRKFRFRKSQISCAESLAKLYEKQENYSMAFDYFKKAVEIEKSTFGQKNISYVNNLISKHDLQTKINEIAYLETQSEIESLQFYRNRNILIITLITIALLSIALYSIYRQRLLNNDRKILLLEQQALQTQMNPHFIFNALNSIKLYIINNEQKQAVYYLNKFSKLIRNILDVSKIKEVSLKEELATMDLYMSIENIRFSNEINYQVDINPDMNTDTIKVPPLILQPFLENALWHGLSSKKSDKQIKLTANKVSDTVVEVNIIDNGIGRNAAAKIKEGKSLKRKSVGIDLTKERLKTFSEDYDDEFSLTYHDLTNEDGSPAGTKVSLRFPFA, from the coding sequence ATGAGTAAAAAAAGTTTTTTATTTTTTCTCCTCCTACTTCCTTTCTTAATCTTTTCGCAAGGTAAAGAGAAAGATAGCGCTCGAATTCAATCTATTCGAGAATTGGTAAAGGAAAAATCGAAAGACTATTTTCAACTTGATTCACTTTTATACAGTTCTAGCAATAACAACGAATTTTTTACCAAAAACCAAAATCTCCAATTATTTGAGCTTAGCCTAAAAAACAACTATTTGATTGGTCAAATATCTGCTAAAAATAATCTTGGTAGAATTTTACGTAAAGAATCAAAATATAACGAATCTGTTAAATATCATAAAGAGGCTCTAGATTTAGCCAAAAAATCTGGGCAAATTGAAATCGAAGCGTTTACATTAAACTTATTAGGTGCTTGTCATAGAAGATATGATGATGTTAGAAATGCTCTAGACTGTCATCAAGCCGCACTTACAATTTCCAAAAGAAATAAAAATCAAACAGAAAGGAATACAAAGAATATTAGTATCTCAATAAATAGTATTGGTAACATTTACCTTTCTCTACAACAATATAATTTAGCATTAAACGAATTTGAAAAGTCTCTTGAAATCTCAAAAAACTTAGATAACAAAATTGGAGTTGCTATCAACTATGAAAATATAGGTTTCGCTCAAGAAAACTTATTACTTTTTGATGACGCTATTAAAAATTATAAAGAATCTTTAAAGGTAAACGAAGAACTAAAGTCTACCAGAGGAAAAGTTATTTGCTACAATAATTTGAGTAGTGTTTATCGAAAAAAAGGTAATAGTAAAATGGCTTTGAAGTTTATTGAAGAGATCTATCCATTAGCTAAGAAGTACAACAATAACTATTATTTAGCACGAACTTTAGGAAATTATGGAGCAGCTTTACTTCATAATGATCAACTTACTGAGGCTGAAGTAAAGTTAAAAGAAGGTCTTGAATTGTCTCGTAAGTTTAGATTTAGAAAAAGTCAAATTTCTTGTGCAGAATCTTTAGCTAAACTTTATGAAAAGCAAGAAAATTATTCAATGGCATTTGATTATTTCAAAAAGGCAGTTGAAATCGAAAAAAGTACTTTTGGTCAGAAGAATATTTCATACGTTAACAACTTAATTTCTAAGCACGATTTACAAACAAAGATTAATGAAATCGCGTATTTAGAAACACAATCGGAAATAGAGTCTCTACAATTTTATAGAAACAGAAATATTTTAATCATTACCCTTATTACAATTGCGTTGTTAAGTATAGCTTTATATTCTATTTATCGTCAGCGTTTATTAAACAATGATCGTAAAATATTACTCTTAGAGCAACAAGCATTACAAACTCAAATGAATCCTCATTTCATTTTTAATGCATTAAACTCGATCAAATTATACATTATTAACAACGAGCAGAAGCAAGCTGTTTATTACTTGAATAAATTCTCAAAGTTAATTCGTAATATTCTTGATGTATCAAAAATCAAAGAGGTTAGTTTAAAAGAAGAACTAGCTACTATGGATTTATATATGAGTATTGAAAATATTCGTTTTTCCAATGAAATCAATTATCAGGTAGATATTAATCCTGATATGAATACGGACACTATTAAAGTTCCGCCATTAATTCTTCAACCCTTTTTAGAGAATGCCTTATGGCATGGACTTTCTTCGAAAAAAAGCGATAAACAAATAAAGCTTACTGCCAATAAAGTATCCGATACTGTTGTTGAAGTTAATATTATTGATAACGGAATTGGTAGAAATGCAGCAGCAAAAATTAAAGAAGGTAAATCGTTAAAAAGAAAATCTGTTGGAATCGATTTAACCAAAGAGCGATTAAAAACATTTTCTGAAGATTATGATGATGAATTCTCATTAACTTATCATGATCTTACTAATGAAGATGGTTCTCCTGCTGGAACTAAAGTTTCTTTACGTTTTCCTTTTGCTTAA
- a CDS encoding HD domain-containing protein encodes MNESQIIENTKKFVKTTLKNAEGGHDYFHIERVYKNAIAISKDEQNANEFIVSLGALLHDIADSKFHNGDETIGPKVATEFLESQKVDISVIEHVQKIIENISFKGGNFQQQFKSLELDIIQDADRLDAIGAIGVARCFNYGGFKNRALYDPEIKPNLNMTKEEYKKSKAPTINHFYEKLLLLKDRMNTSSGKRIAEQRHLFMEQFLSQFFGEWEGKL; translated from the coding sequence ATGAATGAATCTCAAATTATAGAAAACACAAAAAAGTTTGTAAAAACTACATTAAAAAATGCTGAAGGAGGTCATGATTACTTCCATATTGAAAGAGTTTATAAGAATGCAATCGCTATTTCAAAAGACGAACAAAATGCAAACGAATTTATCGTTTCGTTAGGTGCTTTACTTCATGACATTGCAGATAGTAAATTTCATAATGGTGATGAAACTATTGGACCGAAAGTTGCTACTGAATTTCTTGAAAGTCAAAAAGTAGATATATCCGTAATTGAACATGTTCAAAAAATCATTGAAAACATTTCTTTCAAAGGAGGAAACTTTCAACAACAATTTAAATCCCTTGAACTGGATATAATTCAAGATGCAGATCGATTAGATGCTATTGGTGCAATTGGTGTTGCTCGTTGTTTTAATTATGGTGGATTTAAAAACAGAGCTTTATACGATCCTGAGATTAAACCTAATCTTAATATGACTAAGGAAGAGTATAAAAAATCGAAAGCACCCACAATTAATCATTTTTACGAGAAACTTCTTCTATTGAAAGACAGAATGAATACCTCTTCAGGAAAACGAATTGCTGAACAACGCCATTTGTTCATGGAACAATTCTTATCTCAGTTTTTTGGAGAATGGGAAGGCAAACTTTAA
- a CDS encoding LytTR family DNA-binding domain-containing protein, with protein sequence MLKAIIVDDEDKAIKSLSWELSNFNDEVEIVNTFSNPEKALEFIDNNSIDCLFLDIEMPTMDGFQFIEKLPRKDFAIVITTAYNEYAIEALKKEAIDYLLKPVDTDDLEQCLKKITKFTQRIAQVDTDEKFEKILFNFNQRLSKKKIIINADGKLIFLKPEEIVCVESDGNYSSIHTIEAKKIVVTKKLKEVNGLLPEDMFFRIHNSYIINLDKVKEYYKTDGYVILEMNHKIPVSRQKKTEFLDKF encoded by the coding sequence ATGCTTAAGGCGATAATTGTTGACGATGAAGACAAGGCTATAAAAAGCCTGTCTTGGGAGCTTTCTAATTTCAATGATGAAGTAGAAATTGTAAATACTTTTTCGAACCCCGAAAAAGCTTTAGAATTTATTGATAATAATAGTATTGACTGTCTTTTCTTAGATATTGAAATGCCAACTATGGATGGATTTCAATTTATAGAAAAACTACCAAGAAAAGATTTCGCTATTGTGATTACTACTGCATATAACGAGTATGCCATTGAAGCTTTAAAGAAAGAAGCCATTGATTATCTCCTTAAACCGGTTGATACCGATGATTTAGAACAATGCTTAAAAAAGATTACAAAGTTTACACAAAGAATAGCTCAAGTTGATACCGACGAAAAGTTTGAAAAAATACTTTTTAATTTCAACCAACGCTTATCAAAAAAGAAAATTATTATTAATGCAGATGGTAAGCTTATCTTTTTAAAACCAGAAGAAATAGTGTGCGTTGAATCAGATGGAAACTACAGTTCAATTCACACCATTGAAGCAAAAAAAATAGTAGTAACCAAAAAACTAAAAGAAGTTAATGGTTTACTTCCAGAAGATATGTTTTTTAGAATTCATAATTCCTACATCATCAACCTAGATAAAGTAAAAGAATACTACAAAACTGACGGATATGTAATCTTGGAAATGAACCACAAAATTCCTGTTTCTAGACAGAAGAAAACAGAGTTCCTCGATAAATTTTAA